From Aegilops tauschii subsp. strangulata cultivar AL8/78 chromosome 5, Aet v6.0, whole genome shotgun sequence:
CGAGAACCCGGCCGGAGAGCCGACGCTTTGCTGGCTCCAGGCCGCGTACGAGTGCCCACCGGGTGGATTCATCTTCGCCGCGGGCGCCGCCTCCGCTtgttccgccgccgccgcagccgcagcGTGCGCCGCTTTTTCCCTGGCCTTCTTGGCCCTGTTGCGACTCTCGGCGGTGACGGCCTCCTGGCGCTCCACATCCGCCTTCCACTCGGCGTTGCTCATGCCGGGAGGCTTGGAtagcggcgccctcggcttccTTTGCTTcggctgggcggcggcggcggctgtgggATCCGTCGCGGCGCGCGACATCACGTACTTCTTCGGCGGCATGGCGGGCGGAAGGGTAGGGAGGAGGCGAGCGTTTGGTGGGAGGAATGGAGAAGAGAGGGgagcctggggggggggggggggggggggaagcggGAGAAAACGGCGGGAAAAGGGCTTCAGTCGCCGACAGCGCGGCCCCACGCCGCTCTTCGGTTGTGCCGGCGCGCCCAGGCAACACCCGGCCGTTTGGGTTCGGGGCGGGATCGCCGGCTCTGTATTTCGCCCAAACCGGCGCTAAACGAGATCATGAGGGCGCGACTAGGCCGATTTTCGGCCACCGGCGCTAAAAATTCGTCTGAGGGGTCTGTTGGGGTAGGCAGGTGTGTTTGGATGGGAGAGCATTCGCTGCTTTTATTTCTAGCGAACGAATTTTAGAGATGGCGTGTCTCCTCTCCCCTGTTTCAAGATCCGTGCGGCCATCCAACGGCAGATAGCAGAGATTACTGAAGAACTGACGTCAGCCAAATAGCATTTCCGTTAAGAAAAGGTTTTGCCTTCCTTTCCTTCTTAGAAAGAGAAATCTGTTCAAGACATCTGGTGCCAACCGCATCGAAAGATGTTTGCGGTCACACACGACCTGGTTTCGCGGCGACGTCCAGGTCTCTATTAGCACAACAGGGGTTCACAACTCCCACGAAAACGCGGATCAGTGCATCTGCGTTCTAGCTTGACCGCGCATTTGAGTAGAACTGTGAACCGTGCTCGCCATCGGCACGGCGAACCCGGCGAGCCGCATGCTCCAGGACGACTACGCCGACTACTACTTCCGCGTCACCAACAGCGAGCACCATGCCGAGCTCAAGGACAACCTCAAGAGAATCTGTAATCTTCTCGTGCATGCATGATGCATGCAGGGCGCGCATTTATCTGCTCCCATTTTCGCACGGCTAGCTACAAGGTGCTAGACCGTCAGTAACTGTTTCGTTTCTCTCCTGTTCGATCAGGTAAGAAATCTGGCATTGAGAGGCGCTACGTGCACCTCGACGAGGAGCTCCTCGGCGCGCACCCGGAATTCACCGACCGCGCGCTGCCGACCCTCGACGCGCGGATAGACATGGCCTCGGCCGCGGTGCCCGAGCTCGCCGCGTCCGCCGCGTCCAGGGCCATCGCCGAGTGGGGGCGCCCGGCCGCCGACGTCACGCACCTCGTCTTCAGCACCTACTCCGGCGGGAAGGCCCCCAGCGCCGACCTCCGCCTGGCGTCGCTGCTTGGCCTCCGCCCCACCGTGTCCCGCACCAACCTCAGCCTCAACGGCTGCTCCGGCGGCGGCAGGGCGCTGCAGCTCGCCAAGGAGCTCGCCGAGAACAACCGCGGCGCGCGCGTCCTCGTGGCCTGCTCCGAGCTCACCCTCGTCCCGTTCTACGGCCCCCAGGAGGGCCGTCTCGACACCATCCTCGGCCACGGCATATTCGGCGACGGCGCGGGCGCCGTCATCGTCGGCGCCGAGcccgtcgacggcgtcgagcacCCGCTGTTCGAGATGGCCTTCGCTACGCAGGCGACGATACCGGATACCCAGGACGAGATCACCATGCAGCTCATGAAGGGCGGCCTCGACTTCCACGTCTCCGTCCGGGTGCCGAAGCTGCTGAAGAGCAACGTCGAGCGCTGTCTGATCGACGCGTTCCAATCCATTGGGATCAGTGCTGAGTGGAACGATCTCTTCTGGGCGATCCACCCTGGTGGCCGTGCGATTTTGGACCACGTTGAGCAACTGCTCGGGCTGGGCGTCGATAAGCTGGCGGCGAGCCGACGGGTGCTGAGAGAGTACGGGAACATGAGCGGGCCAACGGTGATCTTCGTGCTCGATGAGCTGCGCCGGCGTAGGGCAAGGGGAGAGGAGGTGGCCGAGTGGGGTGTGATGATGGCGTTCGGTCCGGGGATCACGATCGAGACCATGGTGCTGCACGCCGCCACAAACAGCCTCGGGGAAGACTAGCTATTCATAAAGAGCAACTGAATCATATGTTCCTGGAGGTTGTGTGGTACTTTATGATCTTGGACTGGGCTAGGTTGCTTCAGCAGCCACCAAACATGAAGGGTAGACTTATCGAATAAGTTTTTCTACCGGTGGCGGGATGTACCGGTGGAGAATCTATCACAAACGTTGCTTTGAGATTGGTGTGGCTGGTAGACCCCACTATGCATTTGTTTCTCCTTTTTAACAATACGAATCTTATACAAACACATATACAAGGTTGGACGGGGTCCACAGCAGTACCTTTTGTCAGGTGGCAGGTTGAGAGAGTGAGCAGATGAACGAGCTGCATGCACGCACTAAATACTTGCACTTTATTTTCCATGCCACATTTTAAAAGGTTGATAACTTTTAAACTAAATATCCAGTTTTGAAATATTATATATTTTTAAATTTAGCGCGACAAGACCTTTAATACAAGATCAATCTTGGATGCACTTTGGCTATTTTAAATTTTACTGTTTCACTCATTTTAGAGAAAGCATTTCAGTCAGTTTCACATTTCACTAGTTTCGGAAAACCTTCCAGCTATGTTTCACATTTCACTAGATTCAGAAAACACATTACAATCATTTACAAATGATAGATTTCACTCATTTTATGCCGAAAGATGCATGAGTTTCTCTCATTTCAAATTTTCCAAACGACGAGTATGGTGAGGGAGGCAATGCCTCGTCTGTTGGGGTTTTGCATGCATGTTCTCTTGTCCCACTCATCCTTGGAGGATCCCTCCAAATGCCAAGTGGATGTATTCTTGTGTACAAGGCCTAGCTTCCAGATGACCAATCTCCAAAGTCTAAGGGTGTAGCACACCTGAAGAATAGATAAGCCCCGCTTTCTTGCTCCCTTTTACAAAGAGGGCAAAGACCGCAATTTGTTCACCCATGCCTTTTGAAACGATCGGCGGTCCAAATCCAACCTTGCAATGCCAACCAAGCAAAGAAATTGTCTTTTGGAGGGGCCCAAACTTTTCAAGCCATGTGAACCATGGAGGACTGGGTCATGCCAAGGAGTTGAGTTGTAAAGGCGATGGACGCCGAATAGACCCCATCATTCAAGTGCTTCCAAACAATGCCGTCCTCGATTTGCCCTTTCTGGTGAAACAACACTTGTGAACATAGTATTTTCGAGTGATATCTTGAACCCTAAACCGTAAACCCTAAACCTATGGCAGTATAATGTTCCTCTTCATTCGACttttttaaaaataaaaaaaatattttttaaaaaagtgaatattatttgagaacatttttaaaaaccataaatatatttttgaaaatgcaaaaaaaattaaattgTGAAAATATCTTGAACCCACAAAAAAATTGGAAAGTAAAAAAAATAACTTTTTTTAAAAACATGATTCTTTTGGAAAGGTAAACCTTTTTtttaaaacatgaacattttttaaaacacAAAAGCTTTTTCCAATTGATTTTAAAAAGTCACCATTATTTAAAAGCAgccatttttttcaaaaattgaacattttttgaaaatacaaaaaaaatgcAATTGGAATGCAAGTAATTGTTAAAACATGAACAATTTATAAAAACAGGAATGATTCTTTAAAAGTTTGAATATTTTTTGTTCCAAATTGTTTATAAAAGCAATTCCGAAAAAACAGGATTTTTTGAAAAAGAAATGAAAACCTAATAAAATTCTGtgaaataaaaaaaaggaaaaagataactcgagaaaataaaataaaattccaAAAACCCGCCACGGCCCAAAACTAGGTCCAGTAAGTGGGGCATGTCCATTTCCCTGGTTCGCTCACTCTCCTCTGTGCGTTTCCGTGGCAATTTAACGCAACAAATGTTAAACAGGGAATACCCTAAGAAGCTAAAGCACTAGTTAAATGTACCCCTTAACTAGGTCACTCGTCCATCTTTTCTGATTTGACAAATGATGCAATTCGTGAAGTTCTTTTTTTCTTAGATTCATTCTTTCAAAATGTTTTATATCTTGGACCATGCATCCGATCGAACCTGATAAGATTAAAGTCCCTATCCTCACTATGCTAGTCTCTGGATAAATAACTAGCATAAAGTACATGATGTAATATCAAAATAAACCACATGCCATAAATATGACATCATAAATCTAGAATTTAAATATTACATATTTTGGTAGCGCAAGGCTAGCATTAGCATAAAGACAAAATATAgtagaaaagcaaataaaataTTGATAGAGTCCATCAACCCCACAGGCAACTATTTAGTACACTGCGTTTGGATGTCCGAATTAAGATGCCTGAAATGGATTTGGTATTCCCTGATTACAGTTCTGCTGTTTGGTTGGACTGTGAATTGCCGCTCGGAAACAAAACCAAATTCAGCCTCGTATTCCCTCCTACCAAAACTTCCCTCCAACGATACGGAGCCTTTGGCACTCCGATTTCCTCTGAATTGGCCCTTTCCTGCAAAATATACCCCTTCGCTGCCTTATCCCCTCGTCCTcgaggagaaaaagaaaagaaggaGACGCAGGGAGCTCGACGGCCACCCCTAGGTTCGATTCGGCCCCGCTTCCTACTCCTCTACCCATCTCCTTCCCCGCTCCCTCCTCCTGTTCCCATCGCCGTCCTCGCGCATCTCCAACGGCCACCACGAGGACCTCGCTAGCGAGCACCAGCAGGACCGCAGCGGCGTAGGCGCCAGTTACCTGGTCCGCTTCTGCCCCGTTCCATCCTCCTCACCCTATCCCTGTCCCCAGTCTAAGTCGCATCTCGTCGGCGTCCATATGGGCCACGGCGACCACCAGCAGGGCTCCAACGACGGAGGCGCAGGTCTCCTCTGGCCATGGGTGCTCCGTCTCGGGCCTTCTCTCTGTCCGCCGCACCCACCCCCTGTACCCATCTCCTATCCTACACCAGCCCATGGCGCCCAACCACTGTCTTGTACCTGTAACTTGGTTCATGTGAGGACCTTTCCGTTCTCTATTATTAACCATTTTTTGTTTATGTATTGTGCAGATTTGTGAACTGTTCGTCGATCCGCGGGCCGAATGAAGGTATATGGCTGAAATCCCCTATGTTTGCTATGCATTTGTGCATGTGATGTCTTGCTGCAATGTTTTACATCTAGATAATAACTGAATTGTACAACCCAATGTTGGATCAATTGGAGTTTGTTGAGATGCTAAGTGAAGAAAATAAAAGACGGAAGAGGAAAAGAATTGTTCTGACTAAATTGTTTGTTGAAACATGTGCTCTTGCATTAGCATTTGTTACTACACAAAGGAATAGGGGACCAATGGACCTAGGAACTTTTAATGATGATGAGGACAAGATTAGGAATAGGAAATATTTGCTTAAATGCATGTATGATGGATCAGTAGTGGCATGCTATGACCAATTGTGTTTAACTAAACGAAACTTTCATGACCTTTGCACCATGTTACGGGAGAGATGTGGCCTTTGTGATAGTGTATATGTGACCGTGGAAGAGAAAGTTCCAGTGTTCTTGCTTGTAGTTGATCATAGTATTAAGATGAGGATGTTGTGTGGCACCTACAAGCGTTCTTTATGGACCATTAGCACACACTTCTCTGCTGTCCTAAACACCCTACTCTCTCTGCATGGGGAGTTCATTAAGCTACCTTGATCTACCATTCAAGCTCCTGATGATTACAAATGGAAGTGGTTTGGTAATACACTTGGACCACTAGATGGTTGTCATATTGACGTGCTTGTTGATGTGGCTGGCCAAGGAAGGTATAGGAACAGAAAGCAAGCCATTACCACTAACATGCTAGGTGTTGTTGATTAGAACATGAAGTTTCCTTATGTGTTACCTGGCTGGGAGGGTTCAATTTCAGATTCAAGAGTTTTGCGTGATGCAATGAGGGCGAACCGCCGGAAGGTATAGGAACAGAAAGCAAGCCATTACCACTAACATGCTAGGTGTTGTTGATTAGAACATGAAGTTTCCTTATGTGTTACCTGGCTGGGAGGGTTCAATTTCAGATTCGAGAGTTTTGCGTGATGCAATGAGGGCGAACCGCCAGGATGCTTTTGTTGTGCCTAAGGGTACAAACTCGTACTCTTGGCATGTAGTTTCTTTGACTTGATTGTTAGCTAATTGACTTATTGATGTAGGGAAATATTATTTAGTTGATGTTGGTTATACCAATGGAGAAGGATTTCTAGCTCCATTCAGGTCCACTCGGTATCATCTAAAAGAATGGGCTACAAGGAGGAGGAATTACTGCGCATGGGATGATGAGATGGATGATGCTTTGCTTGAAGTCTTTGTTGAGAATCACAACAAGGGTGACCATGCCCAAAATGGATGGAAACCACATGTGTACACCATGCCATAAGGCATGTGAAGGACAAGTGCAATAAGGATTTCACAAAGGATAACATAAGCGGAATGATGAGGACTTTGGATCATCACTATGAGGTCGTTAGCAAGATCCTTTCTCAAAGTAATTTTTGGCTGGGATTGGACCAATAATAGGCTATCAATGGATAGTGATGATGTTTGGGATAAATATGTGGAGGTAACCATGCATCATGAGTACACATTCTGTATATAGTTTGCATATGTAGAATAACAAGGCAGTAGCTTTACTAGTTTGTGTTTATTGTGCAGGCTAACAAGGCATGCAAGGAGATAAAGTCTTGCAAGAGCAAAGTAATTAAGAACTGGGAGTCCATATGTATCATATATTCAAAAGATCATGCTAATGGTGAGGGTGCGAAGACATGTGCTGAGATTGCTGTAGAGCCATTAGAAGAACCAATTGAAGTCTCTCTAGAAGTAGCGTTAAAGAGGCAGCGAATAGGTGATGCTATTCTTTGCATGCTTGGAGATATGAAGGACTTAGTTGGTGCTTTCAAGAAAACTGAGCCCATTCCACTACCAAAGGTTACCACACCCACTGAAATACTTGATGCACTTAGGTTGATACCTGATTTAGCTGAGCAAGATATGCTTTGATGTTATGGGAAGTTGGTACTCAATGATCGCCTGTTTCAAGCTCTGAAGGAGCTGCCCATCACCATGAGGAAGACATGGTTGCTAATGTTGCCTTGAATATCGATGCTTTTATGTGTTGTTGAACTTCCAACCATCTATTTTATGTCCTGTTGAACTTGGAACTATGTATGTACTGCCTTGTTGAACTTGGAAGTATGTATGTACTGCCACACACTGTTTATGTCAAGCATTTGGACCTATCTTTTAAATCGTTGTGATTTATGTCATGTACGAGACCATATTTGAGAGTACGTGTTATTTGTTATTGTTTCAAATCTGTGTTATGTTATCATAAGAAAATATTGTTGTCGTTGTATGACCATTTGCGTTTCCTGATGCATTTCTAGAATATTTAATTATTTTCATTGCTATATATTCATTCGTAGTCAGATTTCTATTTTGAGTGATGTAGAACAAGGTATAACCTGGTAATGTAGCTATGCAATTCCAAAGTTTGTCACCCAAACAAGATTTGGTATTGATATCTCAGAGGCATTTCAAGGGCCAATTCACTGGACAAGCAAAcaggtgatgacccacaagtataggggatcaattgtagtccttttgataagtaagagtgtcaaacccaacgaggagcagaaggaaatgacaagtggttttcagcaaggtattaactgcaagcactgaaatagtcggtaacaggtaatttggtagcaagataatttgtaacgagcaagtaacggtaacggtaacaaaagtgcaacaaggtagcccaatcctcttgaggaaaaggacatgccaaaacggtctcttataataagcaaagtattcttgagggtacacgggaatttcaccatgtcactttcatcatgttggtttgattcgtcttcactactttgataatttgatatgtgggtggatcggtgcttaggtgctgtccttacttgaacaaacctcctacttatgattaaccccctcgcaagcatccgcaatttacgagaaaagtattaagaaaaaacctaaccatagcattaaacttttggatccaaatcggtcccttacgaagtagagcataaactagggtttaagcttctgtcactctagcaacccatcatcaaataactactccacaatgcatgcccttaggcccaaatatggtgaagtttcatgtagtcgacgttcacattacaccactaagggaatcacaacatacatatcatcaaaatatcaaacacatataaagttcacatgattacttgcaacatgacttctcccatgacctcaagaaca
This genomic window contains:
- the LOC109765413 gene encoding bisdemethoxycurcumin synthase-like — encoded protein: TVLAIGTANPASRMLQDDYADYYFRVTNSEHHAELKDNLKRICKKSGIERRYVHLDEELLGAHPEFTDRALPTLDARIDMASAAVPELAASAASRAIAEWGRPAADVTHLVFSTYSGGKAPSADLRLASLLGLRPTVSRTNLSLNGCSGGGRALQLAKELAENNRGARVLVACSELTLVPFYGPQEGRLDTILGHGIFGDGAGAVIVGAEPVDGVEHPLFEMAFATQATIPDTQDEITMQLMKGGLDFHVSVRVPKLLKSNVERCLIDAFQSIGISAEWNDLFWAIHPGGRAILDHVEQLLGLGVDKLAASRRVLREYGNMSGPTVIFVLDELRRRRARGEEVAEWGVMMAFGPGITIETMVLHAATNSLGED